From a region of the Candidatus Omnitrophota bacterium genome:
- a CDS encoding NUDIX domain-containing protein: MNSTVVKKSLADSPPKSAVPKINTSNSPNKIPIAAASKTKSFLEQKKTAKSSTCKNTAANRKDSERKTAAIKKKKVKITPEFPVTKWGDNSVVSFEATEHLPAPELTSIAAGFVFHDDKLVLANIPGRGWEIIGGRIDIGETPEETFRREAMRQIGCELSHVKMIGVVRIEHMGPEPPNCPYPFPIGYGVQFIGIVDNLTSFDGGKNSLGRSLISPDGFQKHYYDWNEYYDAVFQYAYSVYQKWKKKLKL, from the coding sequence GTGAACTCAACGGTTGTGAAAAAATCATTGGCGGATTCTCCCCCGAAATCCGCTGTCCCGAAAATCAACACTTCCAATTCGCCAAATAAAATTCCGATAGCCGCCGCCTCGAAAACCAAATCGTTCTTGGAGCAGAAAAAAACGGCGAAATCCTCCACCTGTAAAAATACAGCGGCGAACAGAAAAGACAGCGAGCGGAAAACCGCAGCGATTAAAAAGAAAAAAGTAAAGATAACCCCCGAATTTCCAGTTACGAAATGGGGCGATAATAGCGTAGTATCATTTGAGGCTACAGAACATCTTCCCGCGCCGGAACTTACGAGCATAGCGGCTGGATTCGTCTTCCATGACGATAAACTGGTGTTGGCCAACATACCCGGTCGCGGTTGGGAAATCATTGGAGGAAGAATCGACATCGGCGAAACTCCAGAGGAGACTTTTCGCCGCGAAGCCATGCGCCAGATCGGCTGCGAACTCTCACATGTTAAGATGATCGGAGTAGTTCGCATCGAACATATGGGACCAGAACCGCCGAATTGCCCTTATCCTTTTCCGATAGGATATGGAGTTCAGTTCATCGGCATTGTAGACAATCTGACTTCTTTTGATGGAGGAAAAAATTCTCTTGGCCGGTCGTTGATCTCTCCCGATGGTTTTCAAAAACACTATTACGATTGGAACGAATATTACGACGCCGTCTTCCAATATGCCTATTCCGTATACCAGAAATGGAAGAAAAAACTAAAACTGTAG
- a CDS encoding FliM/FliN family flagellar motor switch protein has protein sequence MSDLLSQSEIDALLKAGLGGSPAEEEDIEPPRPARESAPYFQEDFDEAAPAWQPQPPQKKFKMRRSPKVEEEAKVNVQEAVFESFDEIEPPSDVTNLEIILNLTLEIRVELGKTKSTVKEVLEMGSGSVIELQKLNGEPVDLLINKKQFAKGEMIVIGENFGVRVTDIDSIPERIEALQ, from the coding sequence ATGAGCGACCTGCTCTCCCAATCGGAAATCGATGCGCTGTTGAAGGCGGGGCTGGGGGGATCCCCAGCCGAAGAGGAAGATATCGAACCTCCTCGACCGGCCAGGGAAAGCGCCCCCTATTTTCAGGAAGATTTCGACGAAGCCGCTCCCGCCTGGCAGCCGCAGCCGCCGCAAAAGAAATTCAAAATGCGGCGTTCTCCCAAAGTGGAAGAAGAGGCGAAAGTGAACGTCCAAGAGGCCGTCTTCGAGTCGTTCGACGAAATAGAACCGCCCTCGGACGTTACCAACCTTGAAATCATCCTTAACCTGACGCTTGAAATCAGGGTGGAACTGGGCAAGACAAAATCCACCGTCAAGGAAGTCCTGGAAATGGGCTCCGGCTCCGTCATCGAGCTGCAAAAACTCAATGGAGAGCCGGTAGACTTGCTCATCAACAAAAAGCAATTCGCTAAAGGCGAGATGATCGTCATTGGCGAAAACTTCGGCGTCCGCGTGACCGATATCGACTCCATCCCCGAACGCATCGAAGCCCTTCAATGA